AGTACTCCACTGATTCGCTCGACTTCTGCGCCCGCCTGCTCGCCGATACCGGGGTGGCCATCGCACCGGGCGTGGATTTCGACACCGTGCACGGTGGATCGTTCGTGCGGTTGTCCTTCGCCGGTGCAGCATCGGATATCACCACAGCGCTGGAGCGGATGGGGCCGTGGTTGGCAGGCCAGAGCGGCCGGTAGTCAGAACGGCGGGTCGCCATCGAGGGCGACAGCGGCTGCGTTGCGGGTGCGTTCGGCGTTGATGTGGTAGTCGCGGTCGTGTTGTCGGGTGCGTTGGCGTCGCGGGATGGCCGGTTCGCAGTTGCGCTCATCGATGAGGGTGATGTGTCGTGTTCTCGGGATTTCGACGTCGGATCTGTTGTGGGGGAACAGGACTGGCCCCAACGGCATCGTCGCGTATCGGTGCCCGGACGGTGCGGTCCATTCGGTGGTGCCGTCGGGGTGGGCGGTGGGGGTCCAGCCGGTTTTCAGTGTTTTGAGGAGGTGGTGTTCGCGGCAGAGCGGTCGCAGGTTGCCTGGGTGGGTCGCCCCGGCCGGCCACGGGGTGACATGGTCGAGGTCGCAGCGTTGGGCGGGCTTCCCGCAGCCGGGGAAACAGCAGGTCATCGCGGTCATGCGGACGTAGGCGGCCAGTTTCGCCGACGGGCGGTAGCGGGGTTCGGAGCCCAAGTCTGTTGCGCTACTCAGGGGCCGGACTGTCGCGCCGCCGGCGATCAAGTCGGCGAGCAGGTGGGCGGGGATGATCGCCCCGTCGACGGTGATCCCGGCACTCAGGCCCGTTTTGGCGGCCGGGGCAGTAGGTGTCGAGGGCGCCGAGGGTGGCTGTGGCTCGGCCTCGGACGGCGTGGCCGCGGGTTCTTCGGGCGCTGCCGATCCGGTCCTCGGGTCCTGACTACCGCTGCCATCGGGCGTGGGCCCAGTATCTGGCTTTGCCCCGTGTCGGGTATCGGGTTGCTGTCCGGTGAGGACGTAGATGGTGACCGCTCCCGCCCGGGGATCTTTTCCCGATCCTGCGCAGTCAGGGTCACCGCAGAGGCAGGTGAGTCGGTCGGCTCCGGCCAGGACGGCGGCCAGGGCGTCGGCGCGGCGTTCGGCCACGGTCCGCGGATCACCATCACAAACACCACGGGCAAGGTCGTTGAGGCGGGT
The sequence above is drawn from the Mycolicibacterium neoaurum VKM Ac-1815D genome and encodes:
- a CDS encoding DUF222 domain-containing protein; this translates as MFERSGLSELSDEELIAEVTDATRAEAAAAARRLAAIAEVTARHCEDEDESSALRLIDGWALAKAEISAACTLSPRAASAQMRIAMALRDRLPRTAEAFAQGVVSAKVIAAITWRTQLVCDEEALALIDAGIAGTAHQYGALSETALIRAVDYWVHKFDPIAVIRSKVAAKDRYIDFGDRDDPDGVVSFWGRMRATDAAISDTRLNDLARGVCDGDPRTVAERRADALAAVLAGADRLTCLCGDPDCAGSGKDPRAGAVTIYVLTGQQPDTRHGAKPDTGPTPDGSGSQDPRTGSAAPEEPAATPSEAEPQPPSAPSTPTAPAAKTGLSAGITVDGAIIPAHLLADLIAGGATVRPLSSATDLGSEPRYRPSAKLAAYVRMTAMTCCFPGCGKPAQRCDLDHVTPWPAGATHPGNLRPLCREHHLLKTLKTGWTPTAHPDGTTEWTAPSGHRYATMPLGPVLFPHNRSDVEIPRTRHITLIDERNCEPAIPRRQRTRQHDRDYHINAERTRNAAAVALDGDPPF